A genomic segment from Methanoplanus limicola DSM 2279 encodes:
- a CDS encoding RAD55 family ATPase, with protein sequence MEEVTAERMPTGISSLDPVLDGGIPPGSVVLLSGTQGSGNREFVYSSIIFLANMKKSGQIRENTILPGEIAYITFTRLSSSILKEISLSFKKDLIVGIEENVRFIDLSEIYFESTIVPTGWYSDSTILERFQKKSSDDSLIGALAAKLNELPDKSLIIIDSISDVATGFSDPNGWKEIVGFLRGLQRISKKWNSTIMILISEGILPEQKFMEIADCCDALVNFSWEESSGRKRQRIMFFEKFAGVMPHLEENDLVKFGVKISPEAGFEVSNIRVVI encoded by the coding sequence ATGGAAGAGGTTACGGCAGAGAGAATGCCAACCGGAATTTCCTCACTTGACCCGGTACTGGACGGCGGCATTCCCCCGGGGTCAGTAGTTCTTCTTTCAGGCACCCAGGGGTCAGGGAACAGGGAATTTGTGTACAGTTCTATAATATTCCTTGCAAACATGAAAAAATCCGGCCAGATTAGGGAGAACACAATTCTTCCGGGAGAGATAGCATATATTACATTCACAAGGCTTTCATCATCAATTCTAAAAGAGATTTCACTCTCATTTAAGAAAGATCTGATCGTGGGAATAGAGGAAAATGTCAGGTTTATAGACCTTTCCGAGATATACTTTGAATCAACGATAGTGCCAACCGGATGGTACTCCGATTCAACAATACTTGAGAGGTTCCAGAAAAAATCGAGCGATGACAGCCTCATAGGTGCACTTGCCGCAAAACTTAACGAACTGCCGGATAAAAGCCTCATAATAATAGATTCAATATCTGATGTCGCAACGGGATTTAGCGACCCCAACGGATGGAAGGAGATTGTCGGATTTTTAAGAGGGCTACAGAGAATTTCAAAGAAGTGGAATTCTACAATTATGATCCTGATATCAGAAGGCATACTTCCGGAACAGAAGTTCATGGAGATAGCAGACTGCTGCGATGCACTTGTAAACTTCTCATGGGAAGAGAGTTCAGGCAGGAAACGCCAGAGGATTATGTTCTTTGAGAAGTTTGCCGGAGTTATGCCCCACCTTGAAGAGAATGACCTTGTAAAGTTCGGGGTAAAGATCTCACCTGAGGCAGGTTTTGAAGTCAGCAATATCAGGGTAGTCATATGA
- a CDS encoding KaiC domain-containing protein, with amino-acid sequence MKKERIFMGIPGLDEMMGGGIIKESICTIIGTYGTGKTTFALEFLYEGLKNDEPGVFISLEEDADIIYEKIDDRGYDIEPYKDKSFFVLKLDPTDFNISINSIKNELPDLIKSVNAKRVVIDPISLFEGLFDDEALRRKEMFRLFELLRKMECTYVMTTESEKGDFFSSKYGLVEYLADAVVILRYIRPSDLSEVHTAVEVVKMRRSNHSREIKPYEIMEDKVNVYSEAGIF; translated from the coding sequence ATGAAAAAAGAGAGAATATTTATGGGAATTCCCGGCCTTGACGAGATGATGGGCGGAGGAATAATTAAAGAGAGCATATGCACCATAATCGGGACATATGGTACAGGTAAGACAACATTTGCCCTTGAATTTCTCTATGAAGGTCTTAAAAATGATGAACCGGGAGTATTTATCAGTCTTGAAGAGGATGCCGATATAATATACGAGAAGATTGATGACCGGGGTTATGACATCGAACCATATAAGGACAAATCATTCTTCGTCCTCAAACTTGACCCGACTGACTTCAATATATCCATAAACAGCATAAAGAACGAACTTCCTGACCTTATAAAGAGCGTCAATGCAAAAAGAGTCGTAATTGATCCTATATCTCTCTTTGAAGGACTCTTTGATGACGAAGCACTCAGAAGAAAAGAGATGTTCAGGCTGTTTGAACTGCTGAGAAAGATGGAATGCACTTATGTAATGACAACGGAGTCTGAAAAAGGTGATTTCTTCTCAAGCAAGTATGGCCTTGTTGAATATCTCGCAGACGCCGTTGTAATTCTCAGATACATACGCCCGTCTGATCTCTCAGAGGTCCATACAGCAGTTGAAGTGGTAAAGATGAGGCGCTCAAACCATTCAAGGGAGATCAAACCTTACGAGATAATGGAAGATAAAGTGAATGTATATTCAGAGGCCGGGATATTCTGA
- a CDS encoding type II toxin-antitoxin system HicB family antitoxin: MTQYSVIIEKDEDGYFAHVPAIQGCYAQGDTYEEVLINIEDAIILHLEDIIKSGQEIPKIHHISLTTVEIPG, from the coding sequence ATGACTCAGTACAGTGTCATAATTGAAAAGGACGAAGACGGTTACTTTGCCCATGTACCCGCAATTCAGGGATGCTATGCTCAGGGCGACACTTATGAGGAAGTACTCATAAATATTGAAGATGCCATTATACTTCATCTTGAAGATATCATAAAATCCGGGCAGGAAATTCCAAAAATACATCACATTAGCCTGACAACCGTAGAAATTCCCGGGTGA
- a CDS encoding type II toxin-antitoxin system HicA family toxin, producing MGRTPRVDAAKVSGTLKKHGYVPVRQSGSHRIYKNPDGIRITVPIHSGKIIHPKILNKISEDTGIPLDEFR from the coding sequence ATGGGCAGAACCCCACGTGTTGATGCAGCTAAAGTATCCGGAACACTCAAAAAGCATGGATATGTACCTGTCAGGCAGAGCGGGAGTCACAGAATATACAAAAACCCGGATGGGATCAGAATTACTGTTCCAATACATTCGGGTAAAATAATACATCCAAAAATCCTTAACAAAATTTCAGAAGACACCGGAATACCCCTGGATGAATTCAGGTGA
- a CDS encoding pro-sigmaK processing inhibitor BofA family protein, whose amino-acid sequence MIGTIITILIAVGIVFFIWYMLKNVTTLIINSIVGIITLIVVSQFGILGMETFKVTWASVIICAIGGLPGAILLILLNAVGIAV is encoded by the coding sequence ATGATTGGAACAATAATTACAATTCTGATCGCAGTCGGGATTGTATTTTTCATATGGTATATGCTGAAAAATGTCACAACCCTGATAATCAATTCGATTGTCGGTATAATTACTCTGATAGTTGTAAGTCAGTTTGGAATTTTGGGTATGGAGACCTTTAAGGTTACATGGGCATCCGTCATAATCTGTGCTATAGGCGGACTTCCGGGTGCGATACTCTTAATTCTCCTCAATGCAGTTGGAATTGCTGTATAG
- a CDS encoding TldD/PmbA family protein, producing the protein MNEEKIREISDLIIREGRKCADEVEIFLAGGSGVEAQLKGDLIGEAGGSESFGIGIRLIKDGKIGSSTTGNPDRWQECLAAAEASAKLATGQKWEGLPSPVPLSDIDLDIFDSSLDPDISVASSFIEEMKEGASEFDVNIAGGGSSLGTGYSVILNSEGVFYAREKSRVSVSLEAISGTSTGYEFDSACFTDRIDAKETGKQAAFLAAHSVNAEEIESGQYDIIFSPIAFSQLLGSILLPSFSGRNVHSNRSFLAGKLGEQVFDECLCVYDDPMDGQGSTLLDAEGVPTRKIDFIENGVLKSFAYDLKTAYRYGEESTGSAKRGGAGGLPSIGMHNLHVDGERSNIFDEKALYVHDVVGAHTANTITGDFSLELSNTSWMESGEYGTAVRSAMVSGNFFEMMKNIAGLSESSREIGSSKLPSVRFNTIRIIGK; encoded by the coding sequence GTGAATGAAGAAAAAATAAGAGAGATCTCTGATCTTATCATAAGGGAAGGGCGGAAATGTGCTGATGAGGTTGAGATCTTCTTAGCCGGCGGCAGTGGTGTTGAGGCACAGCTTAAGGGTGATTTAATTGGCGAGGCCGGGGGGTCAGAGTCATTCGGTATCGGCATCAGGCTGATTAAAGATGGAAAGATTGGCTCCTCCACGACAGGCAACCCTGACAGATGGCAGGAATGCCTTGCAGCCGCTGAGGCGAGCGCAAAACTTGCGACAGGACAGAAGTGGGAAGGCCTTCCCTCTCCTGTACCTCTAAGCGATATAGATCTGGATATTTTTGACAGCTCCTTAGATCCCGATATTTCGGTTGCGTCATCCTTTATTGAGGAGATGAAAGAGGGTGCCTCGGAGTTTGATGTCAATATCGCCGGCGGAGGTTCTTCTCTTGGAACGGGCTACTCTGTAATCTTAAATTCTGAAGGTGTATTTTATGCCCGGGAAAAGAGCCGCGTTTCTGTCTCCCTTGAGGCAATATCAGGTACATCCACCGGTTATGAATTTGACTCGGCCTGTTTTACAGACAGGATTGACGCAAAGGAGACCGGAAAACAGGCTGCATTTCTTGCCGCCCATTCAGTAAATGCTGAGGAGATTGAATCGGGGCAGTATGATATAATCTTCTCACCTATAGCATTCAGCCAGCTGCTGGGCTCCATACTTCTGCCCTCATTTTCCGGCAGAAACGTCCATTCCAACAGGTCCTTCCTTGCCGGAAAGCTTGGTGAGCAGGTCTTTGATGAATGCCTCTGTGTCTATGACGATCCGATGGACGGCCAGGGGAGCACACTGCTTGATGCAGAGGGTGTTCCGACCCGTAAAATTGATTTTATTGAAAATGGTGTCCTGAAATCCTTTGCATATGATTTAAAGACTGCATACAGATATGGTGAAGAGTCTACCGGAAGTGCAAAGAGGGGCGGCGCCGGGGGACTGCCGTCAATCGGGATGCATAATCTGCATGTTGACGGTGAGAGAAGCAATATCTTCGATGAAAAAGCGCTCTATGTCCATGATGTCGTAGGTGCACACACTGCAAATACAATTACCGGTGACTTTTCACTTGAACTGTCAAATACGTCATGGATGGAATCAGGAGAGTATGGCACTGCTGTACGGTCGGCTATGGTATCCGGTAATTTCTTTGAGATGATGAAGAATATTGCGGGACTTTCAGAGTCTTCAAGAGAGATTGGCTCATCAAAACTTCCGTCGGTGAGGTTTAATACTATACGAATAATTGGTAAGTAA
- a CDS encoding TldD/PmbA family protein yields MEEPRYYDIRHTAGTSTHIDIDNGVVESAGTSFFDTAILRVLGIHGWGIVTIDNYSAKSRKEKDEYISQALRHAMVTVEDVELGDVKSGILPMPAMKENPLSVPLEEKCSLLSAIESEARKIDGIVSTRAGYSEGSGTVSFENSSGAEFSYSICRSGYSISAVAGRNGVMQAARESEHTISGLNLRHKENMGTKAAERAVALLDASPAKGGKMNAVLDPQLAGVFAHEAIGHASEGDLVKEGISVIKGMIGEKIGSPNLTVVDDPTLHEFGFMPVDSEGVLPVRTEIIKSGVLSAYLHNRQTLAVVGDGDAGHARGQSGEVPLVRMSNTYIENGDSSYDEIISECRNGILLKGSRGGQVDPGRGVFQFNAEYGYVIENGELSGMVRDVSLSGDILKTMHNIGLCGNDKKMTPGYCGKGGQSVPVTDGSPHILLNDAVVGGCGE; encoded by the coding sequence ATGGAAGAACCAAGATATTATGATATAAGGCACACTGCCGGCACTTCCACGCACATTGATATTGACAACGGCGTGGTTGAATCTGCGGGAACATCGTTTTTTGATACCGCAATTCTCCGGGTGCTTGGCATTCACGGGTGGGGGATTGTAACTATTGACAATTACAGTGCAAAGAGCAGAAAGGAGAAGGATGAATACATCAGTCAGGCTCTCCGTCACGCGATGGTGACTGTGGAGGATGTAGAACTCGGTGATGTGAAATCCGGAATTCTGCCAATGCCTGCGATGAAGGAGAACCCTTTATCTGTCCCTCTGGAGGAGAAATGTTCCCTCCTCTCTGCAATAGAGTCGGAGGCCAGAAAGATCGATGGTATTGTAAGCACCCGTGCCGGGTATTCCGAAGGGTCGGGCACTGTCTCATTTGAGAACTCTTCCGGTGCTGAATTTTCATACAGCATATGCCGTTCGGGATACTCTATATCGGCGGTTGCAGGGCGAAACGGTGTGATGCAGGCCGCAAGGGAGAGTGAGCATACAATCTCCGGCCTAAACCTCAGACATAAGGAGAATATGGGCACAAAGGCGGCTGAGAGGGCAGTTGCTCTTCTTGATGCCTCTCCGGCAAAGGGCGGAAAAATGAACGCTGTTCTTGACCCGCAGCTTGCAGGCGTATTTGCTCATGAGGCTATCGGCCACGCAAGTGAGGGCGACCTTGTAAAAGAGGGTATCTCGGTCATTAAGGGAATGATTGGCGAAAAGATCGGCAGTCCGAACCTGACTGTTGTCGATGATCCCACTCTGCATGAATTTGGTTTTATGCCGGTAGATTCCGAGGGTGTTCTTCCGGTCAGGACAGAAATTATCAAAAGCGGCGTTTTAAGTGCATATCTTCACAACCGTCAGACTCTTGCTGTTGTAGGTGACGGCGATGCCGGGCATGCAAGGGGGCAGTCAGGCGAGGTTCCGCTTGTCCGGATGAGCAACACATACATAGAGAACGGCGATTCCTCGTATGATGAGATAATTTCAGAGTGCAGAAACGGAATACTTCTGAAAGGCTCACGCGGCGGTCAGGTCGATCCCGGAAGGGGAGTCTTCCAGTTCAATGCGGAATACGGCTATGTGATAGAGAACGGGGAATTATCAGGGATGGTCAGGGACGTCTCACTTTCGGGAGACATCTTAAAGACCATGCATAATATAGGTCTCTGCGGCAATGACAAAAAAATGACACCCGGATACTGTGGCAAGGGTGGGCAGAGCGTACCTGTTACAGATGGTTCTCCGCATATTCTGCTTAATGATGCTGTGGTAGGTGGTTGCGGTGAATGA
- the lonB gene encoding ATP-dependent protease LonB, with translation MEKDDKINPNIDNVSPEVNIQGGAGESLSPDETTGSINQDNNKTITDNPNVSVVGSEEITEEKKEEPKIKPEDIELESLHSSSEIEVPEKLIDQVIGQEHAVEVIKKAAIQRRHVMMIGTPGTGKSMLAKAMAELLPKEEMQDILVYPNSEDSNNPIIRSVKAGRGKEIVAAHKAEAKKRAQTRNTLIMILIFGIMGYAIITGQLLMGIIGAAFIFMALQYSRPKEEAMVPKLLVSNTPDSTAPYIDGTGSHAGALLGDVRHDPFQSGGLETPAHDRVEAGAIHKSNKGVLFVDEINTLTPHSQQNLLTALQEGEFSITGQSERSSGAMVKTEPVPCRFIMIAAGNLDAMEGMHPALRSRIRGYGYEVYMQDTMPDTPENQKKFITFVAQEVKNDGKIPPFDRSAIEEIMREARRRSNRKGHLTLKLRDIGGLIRVSGDMARQDNSEITTAEHVLRAKEIAKSVEDQISDEYTRRSREYDLTIVEGTSVGRVNGLAVVGHDSGQVLPIMAEATPTQGATGNVIATGLLKEIAQESIKNVSAILKKFTGKDIRNMDIHIQFIGTYNGVEGDSASISVATAVISAIEGIPVRQDVAMTGSLSVRGNVLPIGGATYKIEAAAKAGIKTVIIPESNLDDVLIEDRYRDMVEIIPVSTIEEVLEIALVPERKEDFMEKLHKLANMKPSEFIESISGNLTSSTGL, from the coding sequence ATGGAAAAAGACGATAAAATAAATCCCAATATTGATAATGTCTCTCCTGAGGTCAATATTCAGGGTGGTGCAGGGGAATCTTTGTCACCTGACGAAACCACGGGGAGCATAAATCAGGATAATAACAAGACAATAACAGACAATCCAAATGTATCAGTTGTAGGTTCTGAAGAAATTACGGAGGAGAAGAAAGAAGAGCCGAAGATTAAGCCGGAGGATATTGAGCTTGAAAGCCTCCATTCATCTTCCGAGATTGAGGTGCCCGAAAAGCTCATCGACCAGGTTATAGGTCAGGAGCATGCAGTAGAGGTCATAAAGAAGGCCGCCATCCAGAGGCGTCATGTTATGATGATCGGAACCCCCGGTACCGGCAAATCAATGCTTGCAAAGGCAATGGCCGAACTTCTTCCGAAAGAGGAGATGCAGGATATACTCGTATATCCGAACTCCGAAGACTCTAATAACCCGATAATCAGGTCCGTAAAAGCCGGCAGAGGCAAGGAGATAGTCGCTGCCCACAAAGCAGAGGCGAAGAAGAGGGCGCAGACGAGAAATACCCTTATAATGATTCTTATATTCGGAATCATGGGCTATGCGATAATTACCGGACAGCTCCTTATGGGTATCATCGGAGCTGCCTTCATATTCATGGCACTCCAGTACTCAAGGCCGAAAGAAGAGGCAATGGTGCCAAAACTTCTCGTCTCCAACACACCTGACAGCACAGCACCATACATTGACGGAACAGGATCACATGCCGGCGCACTCCTCGGAGATGTCAGGCACGATCCGTTCCAGTCCGGAGGACTTGAGACACCGGCACATGACCGTGTTGAAGCCGGAGCAATTCACAAGTCCAACAAGGGTGTACTTTTCGTAGATGAGATCAATACACTGACCCCACATTCACAGCAGAATCTGCTTACAGCACTTCAGGAAGGGGAGTTCTCAATCACCGGACAGAGTGAGCGTTCAAGCGGTGCAATGGTCAAGACCGAACCTGTGCCATGCCGTTTCATAATGATAGCAGCCGGAAATCTGGATGCTATGGAGGGCATGCACCCGGCACTGCGTTCAAGGATCAGGGGATATGGTTATGAGGTCTATATGCAGGACACCATGCCTGATACACCTGAGAACCAGAAGAAGTTCATAACATTCGTTGCCCAGGAAGTCAAAAATGATGGCAAGATTCCTCCGTTTGACAGGTCTGCCATTGAGGAAATTATGAGGGAGGCCAGAAGGAGAAGCAACCGCAAGGGTCATCTGACGCTCAAGCTGCGTGACATCGGCGGTCTTATCAGGGTCTCCGGCGATATGGCAAGGCAGGATAATTCAGAGATAACAACAGCTGAGCATGTCTTAAGGGCAAAGGAGATTGCAAAGTCTGTAGAGGATCAGATCTCCGATGAATACACCAGAAGAAGCCGCGAATATGACCTGACAATCGTTGAAGGAACTTCGGTCGGCAGGGTCAACGGCCTTGCAGTCGTTGGCCACGACTCAGGACAGGTGCTCCCGATAATGGCTGAGGCAACCCCGACACAGGGTGCAACAGGCAATGTTATCGCAACCGGACTTTTAAAGGAGATTGCACAGGAGTCTATTAAAAACGTCAGTGCAATCCTGAAGAAGTTTACCGGAAAGGACATCCGGAATATGGATATTCATATCCAGTTTATCGGCACTTACAACGGTGTTGAGGGCGATTCCGCTTCAATCAGTGTTGCAACCGCTGTCATCAGCGCAATTGAGGGTATACCTGTAAGACAGGATGTTGCAATGACTGGTTCTCTCTCTGTAAGGGGCAATGTCCTGCCTATAGGCGGCGCAACCTACAAGATTGAGGCCGCGGCAAAGGCTGGTATAAAGACGGTCATAATTCCGGAATCAAACCTTGATGATGTCCTGATAGAGGACAGATACAGGGATATGGTAGAGATAATTCCGGTCAGCACAATAGAAGAGGTGCTTGAAATCGCTCTTGTGCCTGAGAGGAAGGAGGACTTCATGGAGAAACTGCATAAACTTGCAAATATGAAGCCTTCTGAATTCATCGAGTCTATCTCCGGCAATCTCACCTCTTCAACCGGACTCTGA
- a CDS encoding ribose-phosphate diphosphokinase, whose product MKIIGNEKSQVLAAKTAGILGAELLPVEFRKFPDGELFLRAEGIGDEITIIGSIVDSDSFVQLLLLIDACERAKITLVIPYMGYARQDKKFHDGEPISSRAIAGALSRNVSKIYTINIHEESVLDFFNTDAENLSLAPYMGRYIKELGLENPLVLGPDGGAAEFAKAVADGNGWDSDHLVKTRLSGTEVRIEPKTIEAKGREVVFVDDIIATGGTLANAASMLMAQGAAGVHAACVHGVFAKGGYSKLCSSGLKSVVSADTIESASSVISAAQCIADALRR is encoded by the coding sequence ATGAAGATAATCGGAAATGAAAAATCACAGGTTCTCGCGGCAAAAACAGCCGGGATTTTAGGTGCGGAGCTGCTGCCGGTTGAGTTTCGAAAATTCCCTGACGGAGAACTTTTTCTGAGGGCAGAGGGCATTGGCGATGAGATAACCATAATCGGAAGCATTGTTGACAGCGACTCTTTTGTTCAGCTCCTGCTCCTGATAGATGCCTGCGAGAGGGCAAAAATCACCCTTGTTATTCCGTATATGGGATATGCACGGCAGGACAAGAAGTTTCATGACGGCGAACCCATCAGCAGCCGGGCAATTGCAGGCGCACTGTCACGTAATGTTTCAAAGATTTATACAATCAATATCCACGAAGAGTCAGTCCTTGATTTCTTTAATACAGATGCCGAAAACCTCTCACTCGCACCGTATATGGGCAGGTACATTAAAGAACTCGGCCTTGAAAATCCCCTTGTCCTTGGACCGGACGGTGGTGCAGCCGAGTTTGCAAAGGCAGTTGCTGACGGGAACGGATGGGACAGTGACCATCTCGTAAAGACAAGGCTCTCCGGCACCGAGGTAAGGATCGAACCAAAGACCATTGAAGCGAAGGGAAGGGAAGTTGTATTTGTTGATGACATCATCGCAACAGGCGGCACACTTGCAAACGCGGCTTCAATGCTTATGGCACAGGGGGCAGCAGGTGTCCATGCGGCATGCGTCCACGGTGTCTTTGCAAAGGGCGGCTACTCAAAACTCTGTTCCTCCGGGCTTAAATCAGTTGTATCAGCCGATACGATTGAGTCGGCATCAAGTGTTATCTCAGCTGCCCAGTGCATAGCTGATGCACTCCGGAGATAA
- a CDS encoding NOB1 family endonuclease: MIILDSSFFFTDIPLSEKALIPPSVLSELKDFRSKCRFETLSQCMVSVESPSAESLALARAGAEKTKDITVLSETDLEVIALAIEKKAELATDDFAVSNTAQYLGIEVKPIQQRKPALRKWKYRCSGCGRYAGDSGICDVCGSEIKRKLK; encoded by the coding sequence ATGATAATTCTTGACTCATCATTCTTTTTTACCGATATCCCGCTCAGTGAGAAGGCACTGATACCTCCGTCGGTGCTCTCAGAACTTAAGGATTTCAGGTCAAAATGCCGTTTTGAGACACTAAGTCAGTGCATGGTATCGGTGGAATCACCTTCGGCAGAGTCTCTTGCGCTCGCAAGGGCGGGTGCGGAGAAGACGAAGGATATAACCGTGCTCTCGGAGACCGATCTTGAAGTCATCGCACTTGCGATAGAGAAGAAGGCTGAGCTTGCAACCGATGACTTTGCAGTATCAAATACCGCCCAGTATCTCGGCATAGAGGTAAAGCCAATCCAGCAGAGAAAACCTGCACTCAGAAAATGGAAATACAGGTGCAGCGGATGTGGAAGGTATGCCGGGGATTCGGGCATATGTGATGTCTGCGGATCAGAGATCAAAAGAAAGCTTAAATGA
- a CDS encoding orotate phosphoribosyltransferase-like protein, which produces MSSLEELVGKAKMLHSEGRSTSQIADELSLSAETVTWLLTQQKGSEAPKDVLIDWSAISGHADMLKDSALMMIKRYYYSLDDNGEDYCPPEVVIGIAHSGIPLATLIAAEENCLFTMFHPKKHAAGEHPAGSLNSSFAEVANKNCIIVDDVITSGNTVTETVSYIKSHGGNPVAILVLFNKLGIKEVDGVPLISLVMIERID; this is translated from the coding sequence ATGTCATCCCTTGAAGAACTTGTCGGAAAAGCGAAGATGCTGCATTCTGAAGGAAGAAGCACAAGCCAGATTGCAGATGAACTGAGCCTCTCCGCAGAGACCGTCACCTGGCTTTTAACGCAGCAGAAAGGCAGTGAAGCGCCAAAGGACGTTTTAATAGACTGGTCTGCAATAAGCGGACATGCGGATATGTTAAAAGACTCCGCGTTAATGATGATTAAACGGTATTACTACTCCTTAGATGATAATGGAGAAGATTACTGTCCGCCGGAAGTTGTAATAGGAATTGCGCATTCCGGAATTCCGCTTGCAACTCTCATTGCAGCAGAGGAGAACTGCCTCTTTACGATGTTTCACCCGAAGAAACACGCAGCCGGAGAGCATCCGGCAGGCTCACTCAACAGCAGTTTTGCTGAAGTGGCAAACAAGAACTGCATCATTGTCGATGATGTCATCACAAGCGGGAATACTGTGACCGAAACAGTCTCATATATTAAAAGCCACGGCGGAAATCCGGTTGCGATTCTGGTGCTCTTCAATAAACTTGGTATTAAAGAGGTAGATGGAGTTCCCTTGATATCACTCGTAATGATAGAGAGAATTGACTGA
- a CDS encoding chemotaxis protein CheW — protein sequence MAIIDVVVFEIGGTLYALDIHLAREIVEMMPITPVPRAPLHIAGIINLRGEITNIIKLNEILALPENEDRENQKIIVLMSDESGGSNLGIIVDNVHSVIQVDENTIDKMDSAFSKEAYVRGIIKERSDLDGEEKTELIIWIDLGLILNALKEE from the coding sequence ATGGCAATTATTGATGTGGTGGTCTTTGAGATCGGGGGTACTCTGTATGCACTCGATATACATCTGGCAAGAGAGATAGTTGAGATGATGCCGATAACGCCTGTCCCAAGGGCGCCGCTGCATATTGCAGGAATCATCAATTTAAGGGGGGAAATTACAAACATAATTAAACTCAATGAGATCCTCGCCCTTCCCGAGAATGAGGACAGGGAAAACCAGAAGATAATTGTGCTTATGTCAGATGAATCAGGAGGCTCAAATCTTGGAATCATCGTTGACAATGTTCACTCTGTCATTCAGGTAGATGAAAATACCATTGACAAAATGGACTCTGCATTCTCAAAAGAGGCATATGTCAGGGGGATCATTAAGGAGAGATCGGATCTTGACGGTGAGGAGAAGACCGAGCTTATAATATGGATTGATCTTGGGCTGATCCTTAATGCCCTCAAAGAGGAATAA